In the Schistocerca nitens isolate TAMUIC-IGC-003100 unplaced genomic scaffold, iqSchNite1.1 HiC_scaffold_519, whole genome shotgun sequence genome, gtggagccgtgcgtagtggcggaaaggtgtaggttgcgggaagcgagcccgtcgcgtgtcgtcgtcgacgacggggtcgcgtgcgctgtgaatcgagagtggcgggaaaggggcagcgtgccgctgtgtcgtggtcgttagcagaggcctgtgtgcctgtccgtttgttttctgtcggacgcttggtgcgaggtgtttgttttgttttgttgccgccgccgcggttgtttttgtttgtcggctgtgctgtgtcggtgggtcggcgagctgttttgcggtgcgtgaatgtgttggtgcaaaagtggcggcggcgtcatggctgcgaccgcgacgagccgcgggcgcgccattgatgatgttgaacacagagcggctgtgtgcaatgggaggccttgtgtacgggtagcggtgttgtcgtacgtgcatccggcccggtgcggaaagcgccgttgcggttgcgggttgcctctggtcgcgacgtgtggtgctcggctttgtgggtttttttggtgcccctttggccggtgggtggtgtttgttgttttgtgtgtgtgtgtgtgtgtgtgtgtgtggtcggtctctttggcgctcggtatatatctgcctcctgctcggtcttgttgtcgacgtcgtctgtagttttttgcggcttgccgacgaccgaccgaccgaactactacctacctgtgacagctacgtgtggcgcccgaaggtgaacgtaacgtgacctcggcgcccttagcctaacctaagatgtccggccgtaaggtaggtgcggccacctgacgcctcacgtccgaacgcttaacctaactttgacgcctaacctaactttaacccttaacctaacccacgtccacctaacgtaacctaacctaacccaagcgacgccaaccctaacctaaggtgttgtacactgcgaatgtcgaaggcatgttatagtcttaggtggagagcactacacgcaacaagcggctacacgggtagcaggggttgtgtggcgtgggctgggcggttttgttaggttagatggccttgggcaagtacagaaagggggcaacagcagcctcaacgggtgcggggaccaagcagcaatcggtatcgtttgttaattgtcaactgtcgaagctgcgttggtacagtaccggaaccgcaagcgctgacagagaaagcaccgaagctctgcaatcgtgataaggtacagaaagctggctgacgccagggataaattctgccgaaattgtcacaaaggtacagacggtgttttagaaaggctcgattgcatgcaaccggtggtggtgtgttcgtcgctgtttgagtagtagttttgatcctgtagtgaagtagaggtggatggttcctgtgaaatattgtgggtggaggttacacccaacaaccgagctaggtttaataataattggctcctttgaccgacctcccgacgcagcagcattagtggcagaacaacggagagacggattttggaaacacatttcacatacattttcctcagcatgttagggtcttaggtggagatttcaatttacccgatatagactgggacactcagatgatgttcaggacgggtggtagggggacagagagcatcgagtgacattatactgagtgcactgtccgaaaatcacctcgagcaaaatgaacagagaaccgactcgtggagataacatcgtggacctacggatgacaaacagacccgaacgtgtttcgactctgtatgtgcagaacagggacgcagtgatcataaggccgttgcagggaggacggtgtatctatctgttttggctagcaagagtaatagaaggcagatttgcagacgacccgacagatgaaaaggcaaatgcctgttccgacactgacaatgttgagtgttcatggagaaagtgcaaggcaatggtaaaaatgcgtttttagacaggtacgtgccgagtgtcgaactgtgagggatgggaaaaaaaacccaccgtggtatactacaacaacaacgttaggaaactgttgcgaaagcaaagagagcttcacccaaagtttaaacgcagccaaaacctccgagacaaacagaagctaaacgatgtccaaagtgtgagcgtaaggagggctatgcgtgaagcgttcagtgaattcgaaagtagaacaaaccctatgtaccgacgttgacagaaaatgctaggacgttccggtcttgcgttgaatcagtaagtggctcgaaacagcatatccagacactccggc is a window encoding:
- the LOC126232522 gene encoding uncharacterized protein LOC126232522; the encoded protein is MHVRQHRYPYTRPPIAHSRSVFNIINGAPAARRGRSHDAAATFAPTHSRTAKQLADPPTQHSRQTKTTAAAATKQNKHLAPSVRQKTNGQAHRPLLTTTTQRHAAPFPPLSIHSARDPVVDDDTRRARFPQPTPFRHYARLHPTPVATALLHALSPPPPPPPPPPPPLSPFPYTTTQPKTHSRPKHNNMARASAHTPNQSPSTQPHARHGKTGVLPRCHQSSTNNHTGGTTNNCRPAGNHQTHIPARHHTPLGSRFAKT